One stretch of Poecilia reticulata strain Guanapo linkage group LG21, Guppy_female_1.0+MT, whole genome shotgun sequence DNA includes these proteins:
- the LOC103457750 gene encoding adhesion G protein-coupled receptor F5-like, producing MWIRASVFLIGAVCMWQIISKVESTIGELFQMFDSNVVPTSIYTCEEVNVITCSEPPYGIGLVDHQVSAPCGEGMVGNMTAVCMKNAKYEQKEDNCVLAPIQEMLDKSKTINDSTLPNFLEELRNVTVNNTGIVSVSPATISSIVTILNNVASKSPLLTFPLNKKSTTYILETAGVLTSIESKGSWDTLNEKDGKXNQNNSTIRSTSSALLNLFESVSDNLVNETFAIETSFIQLIKTMFENHFRHDFNFSVEIDIPEGSGGSQYITTIVFASMDNVLPPRDEDNSSSMVINGKVVLATTAAKIRNISITSGILNVTLGNPKCVFWNFTLFDGLGGWSNSGCSLLSHNNETISCSCNHLTSFSMLMSPEIIEDKNIKDITIIGVGISMASLVICLITEALTWKKISTNTTAFLRHVSIINIAISLLIANIWFIIGAYISDADKKKNPALCAAVTFFIHLFYLAMFFWMLASALLLLYRTVFVFEGGLSKTSMLVIGFVLGYAAPLVIAITTMAVTVPSHKYIRESSGCWLNWEDSRALLAFVGPALVIVAINFLILLVVIYKMLSRRAVSNANQAGEQHVLVVIARSLAVLTPFFGLTWSLGIGTIIAPQHKEIHFAFTLCNSLQGCFIWVFGTLLDKKVRAETIKSLTSADKSTAG from the exons ATGTGGATCAGAGCGTCTGTGTTTCTGATTGGAGCTGTCTGCATGTGGCAG ATTATTTCCAAAG TGGAAAGCACTATCGGAGAACTATTCCAGATGTTTGACAGCAACGTCGTCCCCACGTCCATCTATACATGTGAAGAAGTCAATG TTATTACAtgttcagagcctccatatggaATCGGATTAGTAGATCACCAAGTGTCGGCACCCTGTGGCGAGGGCATGGTGGGAAATATGACAGCAGTTtgtatgaaaaatgcaaaatacgAACAAAAAGAGGACAATTGTGTCCTCGCACCCATTCAGGAGATGCTTGATAAATCTAAG ACAATAAATGACTCAACATTGCCAAATTTCTTGGAGGAACTCAGAAATGTGACTGTCAACAACACTGGGATCGTTTCCGTTTCTCCAGCCACGATCAGTTCGATTGTTACGATCCTTAACAATGTAGCTAGCAAATCCCCATTGTTAACTTTCCcactaaataaaaagtcaacaacG tataTCCTGGAAACGGCTGGCGTTCTCACGTCCATTGAATCAAAGGGATCATGGGACACTCTCAACGAAAAAGACGGCAAAAWAAACCAAAACAACTCCACAATACGAAGCACCAGCTCTGCCTTGCTGAATCTTTTTGAGTCTGTATCGGACAATCTGGTCAATGAAACCTTTGCCATTGAGACAAGTTTCATTCAACTGATTAAAACTATGTTCGAAAACCATTTTCGTCATGATTTTAACTTCTCAGTGGAGATAGACATACCAGAGGGCAGCGGAGGAAGTCAATACATTACCACGATCGTATTCGCGTCCATGGATAACGTGCTCCCTCCAAGAGATGAAGACAACTCCTCATCCATGGTTATCAACGGAAAGGTTGTTCTCGCTACGACAGCAGccaaaatcagaaatatatCAATAACATCAGGAATTCTGAATGTCACCCTGGGAAACCCAAAGTGTGTTTTCTGGAATTTCACACTCTTTGATGGTCTTGGAGGATGGAGCAACTCTGGCTGCTCTCTGCTGTCCCACAACAATGAAaccatcagctgcagctgcaaccATCTCACCTCCTTCTCCATGCTGATGTCCCCTGAGATTATTGAGGATAAAAACATCAAGGACATAACGATAATTGGAGTTGGCATATCCATGGCTTCTTTGGTCATATGTCTTATCACTGAAGCTCtcacttggaaaaaaataagtaccAACACCACYGCCTTCCTGCGTCACGTTTCCATCATCAACATCGCCATTTCTCTCCTGATTGCAAACATCTGGTTCATCATCGGAGCGTACATTTCAGACGCCGATAAGAAGAAAAACCCTGCCCTGTGTGCAGCCGTGACCTTCTTCATCCACCTCTTCTACCTCGCCATGTTCTTCTGGATGTTGGCCTCAGCCCTGCTGCTGCTCTACCGCACCGTCTTCGTCTTCGAGGGCGGATTGTCCAAAACGTCCATGCTGGTTATTGGATTTGTTCTGGGGTACGCTGCGCCGCTGGTCATCGCCATAACAACCATGGCAGTGACTGTCCCGTCACATAAATACATCAGAGAAAGTAGTGGCTGTTGGCTGAACTGGGAGGACTCCAGAGCTCTGTTGGCCTTTGTGGGTCCTGCACTTGTGATCGTGGCAATAAACTTCCTCATCCTGCTAGTTGTGATTTATAAAATGCTGAGCAGAAGAGCAGTAAGTAATGCCAACCAGGCAGGAGAGCAGCATGTTCTGGTGGTGATTGCCAGGAGTCTGGCTGTGCTCACACCGTTTTTCGGACTGACGTGGAGTTTGGGAATCGGAACCATAATTGCTCCACAACACAAGGAGATTCATTTTGCTTTTACCCTGTGCAATTCACTGCAG GGTTGTTTCATTTGGGTGTTTGGAACACTGCTGGACAAAAAG GTGCGGGCAGAAACTATAAAATCACTGACTTCAGCTGATAAGTCCACCGCTGGTTGA